One Urechidicola croceus genomic window, TGTCTTGCATGCCGAAGCCAATGCTATATTAAAAGTTGCTAGTTCAACCCAATCTTGTAAAGGATCAACCCTCTATATTACTTTATCTCCCTGTAAAGACTGTAGTAAACTCATTCATCAATCCGGAATAAAACGTGTTGTGTATTCAAAAGAATATAAAGACAATTCTGGATTAAAATTTTTAGAGAAAGCAGGAGTAGAATTAACGTATTTAAAATAGAATAATGAATCTTAAAAGTTATTTACCGCTTTACTTAGGTATTGCCATCGCCATAGGTATTTTAATTGGCAGCCTTTTTAATTTTAAAAACAGAGCAAATTCTATATTTAAAGCCAATAGCGAGGAGGCTAAGATAAAGCGATTAATTGATTATATACAATATGATTATGTTGATGATGTAAACACTGAAAAATTACTTGATGGTGCAATAAATCAAATTGTAAATAAATTAGACCCTCACTCGGTTTACTTTACTAGACAAGAATTGGAGAGAGATAATGAGCAAATGCAAGGGAATTTTGTTGGTATAGGGGTTCAATTTGTAATGAATAATGACTCTGTAGTTATCACTAAAATTTTAGAAGGAGGCCCAAGTCAAAGAGTTGGATTAAAAGCAGGTGATAGAATTCTAAGCGCAGATAGTGACTCTCTTTCTGGTGCTAGTTTACAAAACACAGATGTTATGGGAATTCTTAAAGGTTCGCCAGATACAGATGTGGTTTTGTCTGTGTATAGACGATCTGAAAATAAGATTCTTGAATTTCCTTTAACAAGAGGAGAAGTTCCAATAAAAAGTGTTCCAGCATATTACATGATAACGGATGAAATAGGTTATATAAAGGCTGAAATTTTCGCTAGGACTACTTACGATGAATTTAAAGAAGCATTAAACAAACTTCAAGATAAAGGAATGAAGAAGTTAATTTTGGACTTAAGAGATAATCGAGGAGGTTTTATGGATATCGCTAATAAAATGGCTGACGAATTTTTAGAAGATAAAAAACTAATTGTTTTTACAAAAAATAAAAAGGGAGAGATAGAAAAAGATTTTGCAACAAGTAAAGGCGATTTTGAAGATGGTCAGGTATATATTTTGATTAATGAAAACTCAGCATCAGCGAGTGAAATAGTAGCAGGAGCACTTCAAGACAATGACAAAGGAACCATTATTGGACGTAGATCATTTGGAAAAGGATTGGTTCAGCAAACTATGGGGCTTGGTGATGGGTCGGCAATTCGTTTGACAATTTCTAGATATTATACACCAACAGGACGTTCAATTCAAAAACCTTATGAGATGAATCATGGAAAAGAATATTATGATAATTTTTATAAAAGATTTGAAAGAGGCGAACTAGTAAATGCCGATAGTATTAAAGTTAATGATTCATTGATGTATACAACCCCAAAAGGAAAAATTGTATATGGTGGTGGAGGAATTGTTCCCGATAAATTCGTTGCAATAGATACAACACAATTCATCGGAAGTAGATATACAAGCGAAATAGAACAATTTACTTTTAAATATGTAGATGATAATAGAGAAATTCTGAAAAATTGGTCTTTAGAAAGTTTTATATCAAATTTTGATAAAGATCATAAAATATTAAATGAATATCTAAAAAGGATTGATGTTAAATTTCCTTTGTCTAATAAAAAACGAGAAATTATAAGTCGCTATTTAAGAGCAAGTATTGCACGAGAATTATTTGACGACAGTAGTTTTTATCAAATAATTCAACAAGACGATAATATGATTGAAAGAGTCTTAGAGTTGGAAAGTACAAATTAAACTTCGTACTTTGCATTGACAATGAATTCACTCAAAAAAATATACTTTGCATCCGACCAACACTTGGGCGCTCCAACAATTCAAGATAGTTTGCCAAGAGAACAAAAATTTGTCCGATGGTTAGATATTGTAAAAGAGGATGCAGAAGCCATATTTTTACTCGGAGATTTATTTGACTTTTGGTTTGAGTATAAAACAGTAGTGCCAAAAGGGTTTGTGAGAGTCTTAGGAAAATTAGCCGAAATTAAAGATAGCGGAATTCCAATTTATTTTTTTGTAGGAAATCATGATTTATGGATGGTCGATTACTTTGAAAAAGAATTAAATATTCCTGTTTATCATCATCCAAAAGAATTTGTTTTCAGCAATAAGATATTTTTTATAGGCCATGGAGATGGTTTGGGGCCAGGTGATTTAGGCTACAAACGAATGAAAAAAGTATTTACCAATCCTTTTTCTAAATGGCTTTATAGATGGTTACATCCAGATATTGGTATGAAACTAGGACAGTATCTTTCAGTGAAAAACAAATTAATTTCTGGTGATGAAGATGTTGTTTTTCTTGGAGAAGAAAAAGAATGGTTGGTACAATATGCCAAGAAAAAATTAAAAGAAAAACATTATGACTATTTCTTATTTGGTCATAGACATTTACCAATGGAAATTAGTGTTGGTGAACATTCAAAATATATCAATACAGGAGATTGGATTACACACTTTACCTATGCTGTTTTTGACTCTAAAGAATTATTGTTAAAAACCTTCGAAAAATAAGATCTTTTAAGGAGTTTTAAACATATTTTTAACCTATTTTTAACAAGAAAGAAGAAATATTTTGTGCTACTTGCAAACTATAAAAAAGCATAGTAAATTCACGCTTTAAAAATTTTATAATGATAGAAGAAAACAACGCAACAGTTGATATCAGAGCAATTAATGAAAAGATAGAGAAAGAGAGCGCTTTTGTTGATTTGCTTGTAATGGAGATGAACAAAGTGATAGTAGGTCAAAAAAATATGATCGAACGACTTTTAATCGGTTTATTAGGAAATGGACATATCTTGTTAGAAGGTGTTCCCGGATTAGCAAAAACACTTGCGATTAATACACTTTCAAAAGCTGTACAAGGAAGTTTTAGTAGAGTGCAGTTTACACCAGATTTATTACCTGCCGATGTAGTTGGTACCATGATTTATAATATAAAAGAAAATGATTTCTCAATTAAAAAAGGGCCAATTTTTGCAAATTTTGTGCTTGCTGATGAGATAAATCGTGCTCCAGCCAAAGTTCAATCAGCATTACTTGAAGCAATGCAAGAGCGTCAGATTACTATTGGTGATACAACATTTAAATTGGATGAACCATTTTTAGTAATGGCAACTCAAAACCCAGTTGAACAAGAAGGAACATATCCTTTACCCGAAGCACAAGTAGACCGTTTTATGTTAAAGGTTGTAATTGATTATCCAAAAATTGATCAAGAACAATTAATAATGCGTCAAAACTTAAGTGGAGGGTTTGATAAAGTTAATCCAGTCATTTCATTAGATCAAATTAACAGTGCAAGAAGTGCTGTAAAAGAAGTCTACATGGATGAAAAAATTGAAAAATATATATTAGATATCATTTTTGCGACACGATATCCTGAAAAATATAACTTACCAGATTTAAAGAACTTAATCAGTTTTGGAGCGTCTCCAAGGGGAAGTATTAATTTAGCAATGGCAGCAAAATGTTATGCCTTTATTAAACGTAGAGGATATGTAATTCCTGAAGATGTTCGTGCAGTTGTAATGGATGTACTTCGACACCGAATAGGAATAACTTATGAAGCCGAGGCCGAAAATATTACTTCAGAAGACATCATAAATAAAATTGTAAATGAAGTAGAAGTACCATAGTAGTTATTGGTTTTAAGTTGGTAGTAGAGTGCCACTAATGACTAAAAGCTAAAGACTAAAAACTGTAAAATGGATACTAAAGAAATACTCAAAAAAGTCCGAAAGATAGAAATCAAAACTCGACGACTATCTGATCATATATTTTCTGGCGAATATCACAGTTCGTTTAAAGGAAGAGGTATGACATTTTCTGAAGTGAGACAATACCAATATGGCGATGATATACGTGCTATTGATTGGAATGTTACAGCTCGAACCAATGAACCTTATGTTAAAGTTTTTGAAGAAGAGCGAGAACTAACAATGATGTTGATGGTAGATATTAGTGGCTCAGAGTTTTTTGGAACAACTCAACAATTTAAGCGAGATACAATTACTGAAATAGCAGCAACATTAGCCTTTTCGGCAACTCAAAATAATGATAAGGTTGGATTGATGCTTTTTTCAGATGAAATAGAGTTGTTTATTCCACCTAAAAAAGGTAAAAGTCACGTATTGAGAATTATTCGTGAATTGATTGAGTTTCAACCGAAAAGTAATAAAACAGATATTGGAAATGCTTTGAAGTACTTATCAAATGTGATGAAGAAAAAGGCAATAGTTTT contains:
- a CDS encoding deoxycytidylate deaminase — protein: MSKKQKKYDTAYMKMAYEWAKLSFCDRKKVGALIVKDRMIISDGFNGAPTGFDNCCEDDNGNTKWYVLHAEANAILKVASSTQSCKGSTLYITLSPCKDCSKLIHQSGIKRVVYSKEYKDNSGLKFLEKAGVELTYLK
- a CDS encoding S41 family peptidase; translated protein: MNLKSYLPLYLGIAIAIGILIGSLFNFKNRANSIFKANSEEAKIKRLIDYIQYDYVDDVNTEKLLDGAINQIVNKLDPHSVYFTRQELERDNEQMQGNFVGIGVQFVMNNDSVVITKILEGGPSQRVGLKAGDRILSADSDSLSGASLQNTDVMGILKGSPDTDVVLSVYRRSENKILEFPLTRGEVPIKSVPAYYMITDEIGYIKAEIFARTTYDEFKEALNKLQDKGMKKLILDLRDNRGGFMDIANKMADEFLEDKKLIVFTKNKKGEIEKDFATSKGDFEDGQVYILINENSASASEIVAGALQDNDKGTIIGRRSFGKGLVQQTMGLGDGSAIRLTISRYYTPTGRSIQKPYEMNHGKEYYDNFYKRFERGELVNADSIKVNDSLMYTTPKGKIVYGGGGIVPDKFVAIDTTQFIGSRYTSEIEQFTFKYVDDNREILKNWSLESFISNFDKDHKILNEYLKRIDVKFPLSNKKREIISRYLRASIARELFDDSSFYQIIQQDDNMIERVLELESTN
- a CDS encoding UDP-2,3-diacylglucosamine diphosphatase; the encoded protein is MNSLKKIYFASDQHLGAPTIQDSLPREQKFVRWLDIVKEDAEAIFLLGDLFDFWFEYKTVVPKGFVRVLGKLAEIKDSGIPIYFFVGNHDLWMVDYFEKELNIPVYHHPKEFVFSNKIFFIGHGDGLGPGDLGYKRMKKVFTNPFSKWLYRWLHPDIGMKLGQYLSVKNKLISGDEDVVFLGEEKEWLVQYAKKKLKEKHYDYFLFGHRHLPMEISVGEHSKYINTGDWITHFTYAVFDSKELLLKTFEK
- a CDS encoding AAA family ATPase, whose translation is MIEENNATVDIRAINEKIEKESAFVDLLVMEMNKVIVGQKNMIERLLIGLLGNGHILLEGVPGLAKTLAINTLSKAVQGSFSRVQFTPDLLPADVVGTMIYNIKENDFSIKKGPIFANFVLADEINRAPAKVQSALLEAMQERQITIGDTTFKLDEPFLVMATQNPVEQEGTYPLPEAQVDRFMLKVVIDYPKIDQEQLIMRQNLSGGFDKVNPVISLDQINSARSAVKEVYMDEKIEKYILDIIFATRYPEKYNLPDLKNLISFGASPRGSINLAMAAKCYAFIKRRGYVIPEDVRAVVMDVLRHRIGITYEAEAENITSEDIINKIVNEVEVP
- a CDS encoding DUF58 domain-containing protein; amino-acid sequence: MDTKEILKKVRKIEIKTRRLSDHIFSGEYHSSFKGRGMTFSEVRQYQYGDDIRAIDWNVTARTNEPYVKVFEEERELTMMLMVDISGSEFFGTTQQFKRDTITEIAATLAFSATQNNDKVGLMLFSDEIELFIPPKKGKSHVLRIIRELIEFQPKSNKTDIGNALKYLSNVMKKKAIVFVLSDFMDTNYDHTLKIVGNKHDVTGIRVFDRYDEEIPNLGMLPVLDAESGKQYLVNTMSKKVRTKYKANYLESVDYYEKSFSRSGAGTISTRVDESYVKKLLGYFKRKGAK